From the genome of Carcharodon carcharias isolate sCarCar2 chromosome 34, sCarCar2.pri, whole genome shotgun sequence, one region includes:
- the LOC121272676 gene encoding guanine nucleotide-binding protein G(I)/G(S)/G(O) subunit gamma-8-like has protein sequence MPNQTAKIAEARMAVEQLKLEVHIDRMQVSKAAAELLAYCEEHAKEDPLVTPVPNSNNPFRDKGMCAIL, from the exons ATGCCAAACCAGACAGCCAAGATAGCAGAGGCCAGGATGGCGGTGGAGCAGCTGAAACTGGAGGTCCACATCGACAGGATGCAG GTCTCCAAGGCCGCGGCCGAACTTCTGGCGTACTGTGAGGAACACGCCAAGGAGGACCCCCTCGTCACTCCCGTCCCCAACTCCAACAACCCCTTCCGGGACAAGGGCATGTGCGCCATCCTCTAG